From the genome of Deltaproteobacteria bacterium, one region includes:
- a CDS encoding peptidylprolyl isomerase produces MLSRKLAVLALPLALVGCPDKTPPKEADRGGEPTRPADPPPPKGADPAVDDIPLDPKAEEDPARRPKVPAKVPTEVAVRQLLVAHSGAPRAEKGTRSRAEAERRARRLVAAARQKGGDFASLARRFSDAPDEERVFVETFHPGDRGPVARAALGLDLGQVSDPIDGPAGFVVLERVEPEEYSTAHIVIMFKGTKLAPVTNKKTRAEAKALAEKIRALALKPDASFAVLAARNSDSPSGSLRGGVITPLGPKRLTPGMEAYLEAVKQLEVGEVSPVVETPYGFHVIKRLPLKKIVARHILVSYDGSKGHPREARSKADALKLALKVRKEAAAEGADFAKLARTHSDDSTAAKGGELPPFARGEMVPKFEQYAFALGVGGLSAVVETEFGFHIIRRER; encoded by the coding sequence ATGCTCTCGCGGAAGCTGGCCGTGCTCGCCCTTCCCCTCGCCCTCGTCGGCTGTCCCGACAAGACCCCTCCCAAGGAAGCGGATCGAGGCGGCGAGCCCACGCGCCCCGCGGATCCGCCGCCGCCGAAGGGAGCCGACCCTGCCGTCGATGACATCCCCCTCGATCCCAAGGCCGAGGAGGACCCGGCACGGCGACCCAAGGTCCCGGCGAAGGTCCCGACCGAGGTGGCCGTCAGGCAGCTCCTCGTCGCGCACTCCGGCGCGCCGCGTGCCGAGAAGGGGACGCGCAGTCGCGCGGAGGCCGAGCGCCGGGCGCGACGCCTCGTGGCGGCCGCGCGCCAGAAGGGGGGCGACTTCGCCTCGCTCGCCAGGCGTTTCTCCGACGCTCCCGACGAGGAGCGTGTCTTCGTCGAGACCTTTCACCCGGGGGACCGGGGGCCCGTCGCCAGGGCGGCGCTCGGCCTCGACCTCGGTCAGGTCTCCGACCCGATCGATGGGCCGGCCGGCTTCGTGGTCCTCGAGCGGGTGGAACCCGAGGAGTACTCCACGGCCCACATCGTCATCATGTTCAAGGGGACGAAGCTCGCCCCGGTCACGAACAAGAAGACGCGCGCCGAGGCCAAGGCCCTCGCGGAGAAGATTCGCGCGCTGGCTCTCAAGCCGGACGCGAGCTTCGCCGTGCTCGCGGCCCGCAACTCGGATTCACCGTCGGGCTCCCTCCGCGGGGGCGTGATCACGCCGCTCGGCCCGAAGCGCCTGACCCCGGGGATGGAGGCCTACCTCGAGGCGGTGAAGCAGCTCGAGGTCGGGGAGGTCTCGCCCGTCGTCGAGACGCCGTACGGCTTCCACGTCATCAAGCGCCTGCCGCTCAAGAAGATCGTCGCGCGCCACATCCTCGTCAGCTACGACGGTTCCAAGGGGCACCCGCGCGAGGCGCGCAGCAAGGCCGACGCGCTGAAGCTGGCCTTGAAGGTGCGCAAGGAGGCGGCCGCCGAGGGGGCCGACTTCGCCAAGCTGGCGCGCACCCACTCGGACGACTCCACGGCCGCCAAGGGGGGCGAGCTCCCCCCCTTCGCGCGCGGCGAGATGGTGCCGAAGTTCGAGCAGTACGCCTTCGCGCTCGGCGTGGGCGGCCTCTCGGCGGTGGTGGAGACGGAGTTCGGGTTTCACATCATCCGGCGAGAGCGCTAG